GGAAAAAGAAGACCTTTGTTGGCCCTTTTGAGGAGGCGATAGATAGCGGATCGGTTGGCGTTCCTGAATTTCGCCCTAATTTTTGCGCTGGAATGGAGGACGCTCGGGGGAACTCGAATTCCCCTCCCCCTTTCCTCGTCAAGACCTACGACATGGTGGACGACCCCACGACGAACTCCGTGGTCTCGTGGAGCCCCTCGAATTCGAGCTTCGTGGTGTTGAACCAGCCGGAGTTTGCCAGGGAATTGCTCCCCAAGTATTTCAAGCACAATAATTTCTCCAGTTTTGTGAGGCAACTTAACACCTATGTAAGTGCCACCATCCTTGTAAAAGCCTCCCCTTTTCAATTGAAGCCTTACTGTTCTTCAGTTATAGTTTGTATTCTGTTTGATTAATTGCCTCAGTTGGATTAACCTACTTTACTATGATAATTGCATGATTCATAGCCAAACAATTTGTTGATCAGAGAAAACAGAGAGTGGACCTTTCGTATTAATCCTTTATGGTTTTCAAATAGAAAAAGTGTTTAGAAGTTCTCAACCAATTAGATACTGAGTTTTTGTCTGGGAATTATTCAGGATATTAATTCTTCTTTTTTCTCCATGGATTCACTTGTTCGATGGCTATTTGCATGTAAGCAAATTGGTTTAGTTGTCGTTTCTTGTAGTTAAGTTGAAATCAAGTAGGATTGAAGCTTTTCTCAAGTTGACATTATGGAAGTGTTAGGTAATAATCATCTATATGGTCGAGATAGAAGGGTTTTTATTTCCCAACAGTTTAAGCTTTTTGAGTAATGATGGAACAGTTAAATCACTGACTTAAGGAAGGCGATGATCCATTGATTTATTTATCGTGTGTCACTTTGCTGCTAGATTAATATATATGAATAAGATAAGTATCTATGAACGATCTTCTACTACTCTGGACTTTGTATTGTTTCAGTTTATACTAGGAAGAAACTCAAAAGTGTTCCTTGTGTGCTTACCAGGGTTTTCGAAAGATAGATCCTGATCAGTGGGAGTTTGCAAATGAGGATTTCATACGAGGGCGGCCGCACCTGCTGAAAAACATCCACCGACGCAAGGCAGTTCATAGTCATTCATTGAACAACCCCTCAAGTTCGTTATCTGAAGCTGAAAGACAGGAGCTTGAAGAGGAGATGGAGAAACTCAAGCAAGAAAAGGTTGTACTTTTGAATGAGCTTGATAAGCATATGCATCAGCACCATGGAATTGAGCACCAAATGCAGTCTTTAGAGGAAAGGCTGCAGGGTCTGGAAAATCGCCAAGGAAGTTTCATTGCCTTCTTGAAACAAATCGCACAGGAACCTCTGTTCCTCTCTGAATTATTACAGCAAACAGAGCTCCACTGCAGCAAAAGGAGGAGGCTACCACAAATTGTGACCCTGGACGAGGATACTGAGATGGAAGGAAATCAGAATTTGGCTTTGCAGCCAATGTCTAGAGAGAAATCTTACATCGTTCCGACGCACTCACTCGACATGGAGCCTTTTGAGAGGATGGAATCATCTTTGAATTCATTAGAGAATTTCTTCAGAGGTGTTAGTCAAGCGTTTGGAGATGACATGTCATATGATAGTGTTGTCCCTTTGCCTTCTGATGTAATTGCTACCGAGACTAATGCATCGACAGTGGAGACTGATGGAAACCTTCAACCTTCTTCACTTCCAGCGATAGGTATCCACTCCTCTCCAGATATAGTTGAACGTGCTAACTATGTAGAAAATCAAACAGATTCAAGGGGTAAAGTATCAGGGATAGATATGAATTTAGAACCTGCTGCGACTGAGGTTAACTCATCAAGAGATCAATTCACGGGGACGACAACATCATCTAGAGTGCAAACTGGTGCAAACGACGTGTTCTGGCAACAGTTTCTTACAGAGAATCCGGGTTCTTCTGATACACAGGAAGTTCAGTCCAAAAGAAGGGATTCAGGTGACAAACAAAGCGAAGGAAAGACGCAAGAGCAGCAAAACACTTGTTGGAACAGGGAAGAAATCAATCATCTCATGGTAAAAATTGGGAATCTGACTTCAGTAGAGAAAGCCTGATGTCAACTACATGCTTTGATTGTGAAGTAGAACTCGGTAACCACAAATTGTATCTTGTTCAATTACCTTACTTGCCTTGTTGGCCAGGAAGCAACTTCTAGCTTCGATCACCAATGTATTTTTCGATGTGCTTCCTACAACACCAGCATTTACCCTGAGTCCATGTCAAGTATCGCGCATTCTTTCAGAACGATCAGTACATGTTCAAGTTGAATCCTTTCATTTGTAACCACTGATAGCAAAGGGCAGAAGCTTATTAAGTTTAATTATGTAAAGCTTTTCGTCGTTCCCATGAGTGAATTATGCATTTATGTCTCAAGAATTGTATGTTTCATTTGAATAAGTCTCAAAATGATAGTTGTAAAGTAAGATTCAAGAACATTGGAATAATTGAGACTTTTTTTAAtgtaataatcatgctgtttaagACTCGCTAGATCATGCTTTGCTGGTGAAATGATCCATCGCATTTTTGGAttttgtatatttatttatttttcaaattaaatatgAGAGTGATCGTTGGActgaatttaataaaataaacacgAGCTGGGCAAAATCTAATTGGATCGAACAGAATCGAATAAAACAAGCACGGGGCAAGCCGTTGGACATTCGTGGTGGCTAACACGTGGTGGGCGCCAGTACCGCAGAGGTTGACTGCATGGCTCCAGCTGGCACGAGACAAGGCACCTGGCTTCGTGTCGACctcattgattaattttttaaaaatattttgaccaCTACATTTTTGTCATTCAGTGGTTGTTTATGATTTGTataataaagatttaaaatttatattcatatttgaaaattaagataaattattttttaacagaAAATGGAGATACTTGAATTGAAAGGACACTTCGCCTCCACTGAGTTTGTCGAAATTACAGGACCCATTTCGCCGCTCATCCAACTGCACAGCAATCACAACAGGGGTACGAATAGGGGTAGCTTATGCTCGCATTCCGTAGGCACAAGGACATATTCTCTGTTCTGCAGGGTAACACGACGGAGACTACCCGACGCAATTTTCTGACAATGCACAGGACCACCAccgcactctctctctctctctctctctctgacaGCAGGGGCCCACGCAGAAGAAGCTGGTTCCGATACCACGGCGCTGCGGGTACAGATACGCGTAAACGTCTCCCGCACACCATTGATCGTACGGCGCGGAGACGTACGCCATACAAATCAGGACCAATGGACGGTCGACAACGTCGTCATTCCGCCAAAAGACCCAAAACccacagatattttattttaacaaatagttAAAAGCCTTTTCATTCCCTCGTCGTCCTGTTTTTCGTAATTAATTATAGCCAAACGTAATTAGAAATCACTAACCACCTGACCAGGTTCATTGAATGGGCGACACGTGGGAGAGGCGAACGATAAAAGGATCCGGCGGGCGGAGGCAGGCGAGGAGATGCAACTTCGCCTTGCCCTCGAATTGGACGCAGCCAGAGACGATGACGGTGGAGGCTTTAAGGCTATggattcttcttcctctcttcatcTTCATCGTCCCGTTTCCTTATATGATCTTTGATTCGATCTATTTTAGTTGATTTTTTGGTTGCATGGACGGAGGCGATCGGCCGGGGTCGTGTTTTGGGTTGACAGAAGAGAGTGAGCACACGGCGGGGAGGGCATCGCGGCGGTGCTGTTGCTGTGGCGTGCTCACTTCTCTCTCTGTCATCTCCATCTCCCCGGGCCGGCGGCGCTGAGGGAAAACTAACAAACACGGTTCCTTTCGTTTCCCCTTTGGAGCTGATATACGAAAAGAATGGGGCGGTATCTCCATGCGATGCATCGGGGGAGGACACGCGTGGCGTGGACTTGGTCTCACTTATCTTGTATCAGCCATCAGCTTCTCTGTGGCCGAGACGTCTCGTCCGATTGGGTTAAACCCGAGGTAGGGGAAGCAGTGTATCATTTTATGGCATGGCAGTCGTAGGGCGTAATCGTTTTGGGGACTCGATTAACTTTTCTTCGTCCTAATAAACGTTGTTTGAAAATTCTAAACTCGATAGATCAGACCGAAGAAATGGGAaaaatggaatttttttttttcaggtgGATTGGCGTGTGCAAGCGTGACTTTTGAGATGAAGAATACTCTGGAACGAGATTGGATAAGGATTCAGAGGAGGTACGCATAACATCCCTATCTGTATCCCCTGCCTCTTGTGCGGATTTAACGGATGTCACTGTTAACCTTGTTCACTACTCCAGTCTCCAGTTCTTCGTCTTCCTTCCGCTTCGACTGTcttcttcatttttatttttattttctggatTCTTCCGGGCTTGCTTTCTACTATGTCTTTAGGACTTTCTCTCATGGCCTGGCCTCGAGAAGCATCGATCGCTATTTCCTAGTAGATCTTCTTTCTCTTTCCTACAAAATgatatattttcctttttcttgtgcTTCCCAAGCATTTTTTTTCTTGCTAGATCTGATGTTATTTCttgttttttattaatttaaattgtaAGGAGTTGTAGCTTGCTTCGGATATGTTGCTACTCCACGATTTCTTGGTCGTTTGCTGCATTCTTGGTCCATGGTGAAGCAAGTTGAGGAAGCAAGCGCATCTGAATGGGGCTTTCGTTCCTTCGTTCAAACGTGTTGGGTGGAACACTTGGATCGCTCGAGGTATGCAATAGGTTCTTTTCCACCGTCGTCTGATTTTATGTATTTTTCTCTACCAACTTTTATAATTCTGTGAGGTGGAAGTTTATGGTTCTTATGAAGAAAATATGCTGACTGGTAAAAAAACTTGTCAATTTTTCTTTAGCCGCATATTTGATGTCATTTCACCTCTTTGATGAATAACACTAAAGAATTGCAATAAATGTCGAACTGTATGATCATGAAGAGAAGACTGTAGATAGGTTTATTCTGTAATTTTCTTTAACCAAGAAAATGTAAAGCAATTATGTTGAGATGATCCAGTCTAGGTAGATTTTCTGAGTGACTAAGCTTTTCAACCTGAATGTAGAATCCAaagtaattattatttttatttttcgatcAAACAATAAGTAGTAGGGATGCATTTAATCAATTTTGATTCTTTTTTGTATGCCGTTAAGAATACAGTAATGTGAGCTATGCCATCATTATTCACCATTCCTTAAGTTTATTTTGCTTTAGTTGCTTGGTTTTCAAATTCATAGATTCTTATTCCTAAAGTTCCTTTGATTAAGTTTGTCAACATTTCCACAAGGTATAGATCTCCACCatcaatgaaaacacttaatgacTCAATAATGACGATTTAACAAAACCAAATGGACTATAGAAGAAGTTTGTCATCGAAGAGTTTAGTACAGCCACCAATAACTTAATTAGAACAAAATTTTGCAATTTATATATTCTTCCATTTAAGTAACTACTGTTCTTTTTTGTTTTGATCTTGTTGAGAATACTTTCAATCTTTACCATCGTAATTCATCCACTAGAAAGGGTATTTTCTAGGTTATGCACAATACAAGGTCAGCCCTTATTCTAAGTATCATTTCAGACAAATGATCTTACTTACCTTTTTAGCTGTTGATTCTCATCCTTTCACTAGTAATAATCTCCTGATTAGAATTTTGCACTAAGATGTCAGGGATGATAAAAATACTAAGACTAATAATTTATTCAGGAAAAATATAAGTTAACCATTGGAAATGTAGAGTTTAAAAATATTGTTGAAAGTCTTCTAGTGTCAGTAGTACTAATATCCAAACCTCCTTATCCCTCCCTCATTATTGTTAAAACTCATTTGTGCAATCTCAGCTACTCATTTGTTTTGCCCAAGACatgaattttcattttaattatttttattctcTTTGATTGCATATTGAATCGAAGCTAGGTTATGATGAAATGTTGATCAAACACAATGCTAGAAGCTGTAATAGTAGCAAGTTATTTCTCAACTTTAGTCATAAATATGGCCATGAACAAATATGGATGTGAGATTGTTGTCTCATATTTTGCTTAGGATTTTTAATACAACTATTACTATAACGATGAAAACACCAACACCAACACATGCAGGGTAAACTTCTATATGAAATTGTGATATATAAAAGCCAGATAGAATAAAGAACAGTCAAAGCTACGAAAAACATTAGGGAAACTAAAGTAGCAGGCGCACAAAGATAAATAACTGTCAATTGAGTTTGTAAAACCCTGAAAATAACTCACATCGATACTTTTTAAGGGTCCAACTATTACTTTAGCCAGAAAAAACACCAAACTTAATACATGCAGTGTAAAACCGTGAAAATAATCTCACAATTCAAAAGGCAGAAACTGTTGCATATAACAGCAAAAATAAGAGTatcttgaaaagaaaaaaaacttgaGGGGCACTTCAGCAATTTGTATATATATCAATTGTAGCATTGTAACATTTGTATATCACAAGATGATAGTTGGTggttcaattattggaggaagtgGCTGCAGATGGGAGGTGATCGAGTGAGGCATGAATGGAGGAGAAAGTGGCATGTTAGGGAGTACTTGAAGACTGTGTGATAATGAGATAGCAAGAGTGACGTCGGGTACGATAGCGATCATCCTATGGGCTGACGAGAAGGGGGtttgaggagaagacaagaagagatAATTATTGTCCTCAGCTCTTtctgaaaaaaattatttaatattcgagaattattttttaaacaactAAATACATATTTATATTGACTTTAAATCCTAAGAcccaaagaaaggaaaaaaagtcCTAATATATAGACTTCAATTCTTATCTGGTTGAGAAAGGAAATGAAttctaaaaaaagaaaaatttattaacaTATCACAATCCTAAAATTCTTAAACGGACTCAAAATCttaaatacaaaaaaataaaaattatcaaaaataccttaaatacaaaattatcaaaaataataaaaaaaaatattccgaTTCTCATCACCTCGGGTTGAAAATAACTCATCCTCAAATTTAGAGTAGTGTCAGATGGTAGCCCAGGAGGAACATCATTTGGACTTTCGTCATTTGCATTATCTTTATGATCACCTTTTACCAAATGTCAAATTGATCTACTTGTAGCATGTTCATGATTCTTCTACTATTTTTGTTGATGACATATGCAGTCTCTTTTAGTGAATTAATGTAGCTCCATTTTACAAGTTTTTCACCTTTACAAGGTGTCAAAACTTCTCCAAGATACTCTCTAAAATGTCTAAAATGTCTAAAATGGAACATTAGATTCTATGACCTTTCTGTCAAATTCGAGCCATAGTTGGATTGCTGCTCGGTTAGAACCTCTGGAGAATGCCAAATGCATGGATTTGCCATGGCCTTGAATTTCTTGGCTGGTGAGAGCCCAAAATCAGTGATCTTCTCATGCAGAAATCTCTCAGAGGAAGGGTTTCTCACTTTCACCAAGATGTTGAGAGGATTCAAGTCCCCATGGTAGATCTTCTTCGGGTGGAGGTCTAACTCAACACAGTCGTGTTGCGGTGGTGCAAGATGACTTTGCTCCACCAGTCGCTAG
This window of the Zingiber officinale cultivar Zhangliang chromosome 3B, Zo_v1.1, whole genome shotgun sequence genome carries:
- the LOC122056035 gene encoding heat stress transcription factor A-4b-like encodes the protein MEDARGNSNSPPPFLVKTYDMVDDPTTNSVVSWSPSNSSFVVLNQPEFARELLPKYFKHNNFSSFVRQLNTYGFRKIDPDQWEFANEDFIRGRPHLLKNIHRRKAVHSHSLNNPSSSLSEAERQELEEEMEKLKQEKVVLLNELDKHMHQHHGIEHQMQSLEERLQGLENRQGSFIAFLKQIAQEPLFLSELLQQTELHCSKRRRLPQIVTLDEDTEMEGNQNLALQPMSREKSYIVPTHSLDMEPFERMESSLNSLENFFRGVSQAFGDDMSYDSVVPLPSDVIATETNASTVETDGNLQPSSLPAIGIHSSPDIVERANYVENQTDSRGKVSGIDMNLEPAATEVNSSRDQFTGTTTSSRVQTGANDVFWQQFLTENPGSSDTQEVQSKRRDSGDKQSEGKTQEQQNTCWNREEINHLMVKIGNLTSVEKA